TTCTCGTGCGGTTATCGCGATAAGACGGCTTTAGGTCAGAGGGTGTGGCCTCTAGTCGGATTGATTCGGCGAGCTCGCTTCTGCGCGCTATGGTTCGTTACCGCGAACAGTATGGCCGCGTTTCGTGTCGCGGCTCTTCCATCCATCTTTCTTGTCCCATTTCGCCGGAGACCCGATAAATAGACCGAACGATAAAGCTGTCGCTATACCGTCGGCGAATTCATCCGATGATTCGCTTTCGATAATTATGATACACGACGAGCCGAACTATAGCCAGCCGAGCAGACTCGCGCAGAGACGGCGTGGCGCGTCGATATCGAAGTATGGTTGCTTCGATAAAATTCGTACGTTCGAGCGTACAATCGCGCAACCAGATAATCGAGATCTCTGGTATTCTAATCTCCATCACGGTTGTTTGTCGGACAGCGTATTCagcgtttttgttttttttcatACTATTTACTCGTCGCGAACGATGTCGTTGATTTGCGATTCGCCATTTGCGTGCGTTGATTCAGTATTTTTCCAGATGGCTGAACGCCGCTCGGATCCAGCTTGCCAAGtcgatttcctttttttttctccggtTGCCATCGCAGTCGGTCGTGTTGTTGTTCACGCCTATAATTCTAGCGGCGGAAAACGATTTATCACGATGTTGGTACAAATGAGAGCGGATCGCCTTCTCGCGGCCGCCCGCGCCCGCGCTCGCGAACGAGAGCGCTGGCGCGTCAGCGATTACGCGTTCCTTTGTCAGCGGCGGAGGCCGCCCGATTGCCGATTGGTCGGAATAAAAACTGCTAGGCGGAACGAGCGAGCGCGAGCCAACACCGGCAGAAACGTTTTTCTAGTTGCACGTCAGTTACGATGACGACGCACTATCTATCGATGCGGTGGTGAGGCGGTGCGGCGTCGCGGCGGCACACCGTAGCAGCACGGCGTGGGTGTTCGTTCTCGGTCTGACAGATTCGAGAACGCATTATTAACACCGACGACCCTGGCTCTATGATTACGCGCATTAATAGCCGGATGGACGAACTTTGCTCGCGCTCCACACTGTTATTATCACGGCAACGCGAATCGAGAGACACTCTCAAATAAAATCAAAGCGAGAACAGAGAAAGACGGATGGACCAGGGGAATAGGGGGAATAGAGGGAACAGAGGGAAGAGTGGTAGATCGAATCCAGGCGTGtataagtacagtgaattctcgttactagtcagtaccaaccttacgatttggaggaaccacccacaccaccgcggtgaagGATAGAAGCAACATTGTAtcgaagaaagacattttctcagtcttcttgtcactatcgcttagtagtcacaagactcttaggtttccagtgtatttcaaatgcgacgctcggcgagaaccttacatttcgtctaagagtcagtggCCGGAACCGCgcgactgactcgtaacgagaattcactgtaccaacgCTGTATCGAGTTTCGTACCGCGTCGAGAACTCGGAACGCGTTATTCTCGTGACACGGTATCGTCGCACGTATTCGTGGCTGCCCTCGAATTCGAAGATTACCGAGGCAAATAAGCGGAGAAATATTCGTAACTGTTCCGCACGTTCCGAAGCGTGCGTTCAAGTGGGCGCGCGTCGCGTCCAGGAAAATCTAGGTGATCATTTTCACGGAAGATCGAGCGAATTTCGATCGCATCGGACTGGTCGCGATCGTCGTTGGTTATTTTAGTTATCGACGAACGAGCAACGCGAGACCCGGTGAGACGGTACGCCATTTAAATACGTATAACGTTCGACGCGCGGCAatggcgacggcgacggcgacgaacGCACACCTATCGTGCCGTCCCTGCAAACTCATTTTCAAATTGCATATCGGCTACGATCGAGCGTCGCGAGTATACCAATCTTCCGACGATGAATAATTCATTGtgtaaataattcataaatcGCGGTATAAGCTCGCCGAACCGAGGTCCGAATCGCTCGAGAATTTCCGTCGAGAATACGCCCTCGATACCGATCCGCGCGTCGCTTTTCCTCACCTGTGAGGAAAACTATGATCTTTCATTTGGGAATGGGCGAGCATGTGCATACACACatgtcgcgccgcgccgttcgtcGAGGCGTCCACGACGTTCGATAAATTTCTGCCGATAAAATCGAGGCGTTCGATCGCCGAACGCCGGTGCCGGTCGTCCTATTGGCAGTCATTCCCGATACTACCGCGAACTCATCTTGTCCGCGCTGCGTCGTGAATTCCTTACGGTTGGCGCGCGCTTCGACATTCATCGTACGTATTCCATACGGTTTCGTTCGATCCGCGCTGTAACGGCGACGTCGGCGTCGACGTACCCGAAATCTTTGATACGCGGGATTCCTTGCTTCTGTCGGCCGATTTTCGACCGATGTTTCGATTCGGAAAGACAACGGAAGGCGGGAGGGGACGGTGAAACGACGACGTCGCCGTCGATCGTGCGCTCGCGTTGCTCGCCCGCCGAGAAAGAGCGTAAAAGGGGCGTGTTGCGGCTCGGCGCATTAAAATGTTTACGAATGTTGCGCGTTCTATCGACGGAGTCGAGTGGCATTGGTCGAACGCGTACGAACGGAGAGCGCGGCGCACGAGGGCGGCGTTGCGCGTGTACAAATCATGCGAAGAATGACGCGGCGCGGTTGCGGCGACTGCGGCGGAGGAGGCAGCTCGTTTTCCTCCCTCCCTGCTATCTTTAGGGACCAAGCGGAACACTCTCTTTCCTGTTTGCTCCACTGCCCGAACCCTTCGGCTCGGATCTGTTCttgcacggcgcggcgcggcgcggcactgCGTCGTAGGTCGTAGGGATCGGTGCGCGAGACGTGCGGTGTAGGAGAGACCTCATGCTGCTGCGCAGCCCTCGATGCGTTCGTTGCATATTAACCGAGAACAACGCGCCGTATGCCCTTTCGTGAATCAGCATATCGCAAGTCACCGGTTCGTTTACCCGACCgtccgccgctccgctccgcgacGCTCCGCTCCGACCCGCCCGACCGCTCGGTTGCTTAACCTACTCTCGGACTCGTCTCCGCCGTCGACATCGACATTCTCGATCGAACCCGTCCCCCGAATGTCCTGGTTCGCTCGTCGAATCCCAGAGTCCGTTCGATAAGCCGCCTTTTGCTTTCAGCAGACGTCGGACCTGGACACGTTGCTCTGCAGACAGGATCTCGACCGGTTACAGAAACTCGACGAAGATGACCCGGAGAAGGACACGAGGGAGTCCTCGATGCAGATGGAGGACTTCTTCGAGGTCGGGGGGCCGGTGTGTCGGCCGCAAGCGAGCTTCGTGTCGTCGAGGAGTCACCCGACAGGGGCGAACGACGACGACGTGTTCCTCAGGCCGCCGCTCTGGGAGGACATCACCTCGAGCATACAGAAGCTCGATCCGGAGAACGCGGACATGCTCGGCTCGCAGTCCCACGTCAAGATGGAGACCGACGACGTGACGTCGCCGGTTCTGTCGCCCGTGGAGATCAAGAGCGAGCCTCTGCCGCCGCAGCCGACCTTGCACCTCCTCGAAGGACCCGTCTCGAATTCGGTGCAGACGTTCAACGCCCCGGCCAACGGCCATCGGAACGGCTCGAACGGACCGCGGGTCGTTCATCATAGAACGAGCACGCCGGCTTTCAAAACCTTTCCTGCGAaccacaacaacaacaacatcaacgtcaacaacaacaacaacaacggcAGCAGCGTCATCGACGGTAACGGCAGCGGCGCCATCGGTACCAATGGTAGCGGTGCGAACgttaacaacaacaacaacaacagcggCAGTAACAATAGTAACAgcggcaacaacaacaacaataacaacgATTCGACGCCGAATCACCAGGTCGGCGGAAACGCGTCGTCGCCGATCTACGGCTCGATGACCAGGCTAATGTACATATCCCCGTTGACGCCACCAATCTCCGATCCCGGCTCGCCGATCGGCGTGGCGCCTAGGCGAACGCCGCCGCCGCCCTACCCTCAACCCTCGATCATGAATCCTGCTCACAGAATTCAACACCCGGGCATCACCACGAAGTTCAACAGGCGGAACAACCCGGAGCTCGAGAAGCGACGCGTCCATCACTGTGATTTCATAGGTGAGACCGAATTCCCGTCGGGATCTCTGTCGGATCGGGACGAACgcgacgaaacgcgtcacgatGATGATCACGATGATGATCAACACGAACATCGTTGTGGACcgtttcgtcgcgttcgctgccGCGCGACGGCCGCGCTGCCCGCGGCGACGATCTCTCGAGGGCAAAGTTCACGGTACCCGTAACCATTTTTTCAGGTTGTACGAAGGTATACACGAAGAGTTCGCACCTGAAGGCGCACCAACGGATACACACAGGTGAGTCGATTTCGCGCGGCGAATGCCCGAGATAGCCGGGATAGCCGGTCGTCAAGAACGGTTTAGGGGTAAACGGGAGGCAGGGAAGACGGAATTGGCGGAGGTAATTAGGTATGTAGCTCATCTACGAAGCGGGACGAGGAGCGTTCCGTTCGAAAGCGCGAGGTCGAGCCGAGTCGTCGGGTACGAGTCGAGGCTCTCGGCGTGGGCAGGGCGCGGTTCTCGCAGCCTCTCCTTCGCCTCTCGCTTCTCGATTCTCGCTTCTCGATCCTTCGCTTTTCGTCTCCCGTCTCTCGTCTGTATCGCGAGACGCTCCGCGACCCGCGCGCGGCCCGCGGCTCGCGGTCCACGCGTCTCTATCCCCGTTGAACGTCCGTCTCTCCGTCTCGTTCTCGTTGTCGCTGCAACGTTTCCGTCTGCGCGCACAGCGCAGCCTCGCGCGCCAAACAGCCTCTATGTATATCGCGTATGTAAACGTATAAGGAACGCCGCGAATCGTGGTATGCGACTCTCCGCTTCGTAGACTCGAGCCGGCGACCCACATCCTGCCCGTATCCAAACACGCTGCTCGCGAACGCGCTTCTACCCACACCTACGTGTAGTCGCGAGCGCGCACAAAGGAGATCGCGCGCCGAGATCCTCGAGATCGCCGAGAAGACTCCGCCGAGAAAATTCGACGGTTCGATTTCACCGGAAACCGAGAGACTCGATCGACCCGCGATTTCGCAATCGGTCCACTATCTCGACTATCTTGTCTAGGTGTACGCGACGAAAGGGCCAATTGCAGGAACGCAGCGGAGAGTGAGAAAGTAGACAGAGAAGAACGCGGCGATTTTCCTTGATGTACGATGTATGATGGTCTAACGCGGGGAATTCGTCCATTCGAGGCGTATTCTCGCGTCGAGAAGAACGCGACGCGCGTGCACGTTCGGCAGCCTCCCGTGGAATGCAAGCCGGAGGCATCTCGCACGAGATGTACCACTTTCGAATCGGTATCTCGTGGATACGCGAGGCGGTGACCCATGATCGCGCCCCGCCAAACTCCCGACCAGAATCTATAGAAATCGCGAgaccgtcgtcgtcgcgacTATCTCTGGTTTACTTCCACCGGAAAGTAGAAAGATCTGGCCTGCGCGCCCGGTATGTATTCCGATTTCGCTTTCCCACCGGGACGATCGGTGGTGTTTCCGTTCGTTGTTCGGAAAAGAGATTTTCGAATTTAACGCGGGATATCGAACGGTGACCTCCGGGACTGAGAAGAATAGGGGGTaaaggagaaaaagagaaaaggagaaAAGGCACAGCGGCATAGTCGGGTGTAGCGGTTCGCGGGCGCGTGGCGCTCGTCCTGAATGAACCTAACCGATGCGAACCGAAGCGGACCGAGGCTGGCCGTTCGAGCTCCGAAGGTAGGTAGCCGTCCGCGCCCACGCCCGCGACCGAGctcgagcccgagcccgagcccgcaTAGCGCATCCCTTGATTCTCTCGATTCTCTCGAGTCCTCGCGATCGCTGTTCGTCCTCTGTCGTAACGCGCACGCGTTCCTCCTTTGACCCGACTCGGTTCCATTCGATCCGAATCAGACCCGActagaacaaaaaaaaatatatattgctTGGTCGTAAATTATGCCGCGTCCAAGCTGGAACGTCTACATTCGAGGATTGTTCGTGAATGGTTCGGTCGTGAGCGGACGTCGATCGGTTCTCGATCGACGCGAAAGCAttgcggcggcgcggcgcggcgacgttTAGTATTCTGCTAATACAGCGACGCGCGTTATACCGCGTGTAACGCGTACACGTTGCGTGTTTCTTAATAGGAAAATTTCGTGCCCGTCGACAGGGTTCCGAGCGAGACAACCTTGGAGAGGATCGTTTGTTTTTTGCGCGTTCGCTGCGAACGTTATCGAGATTAACCGGGAAAATATAAAACGCGCGAGCGCTCTCGGATCCTTTGCGCAGATAACCGCGAAATCCGCGGAATTGCAATTCCTTTGCGGTCTCGGGCCCATCGAAAATGGGGATTCACGATTCCGAAGAATCCTCGAATTCTTCAATTGTTTTTAATCAATTCGGttaataaaattagaataatttgTTCTTTCAATTGCAATAGGTATAAATCTACGGTACGCTCCACAAATTTCAGAACATTGTCCAAAAAATATACCGGGGCGTAGAGAAATTAATGATATTTGATTAATTCGACCTTGTCAAGCGTCTATTTTAATTCCTATAGTTGGGATAGTTCATGAATGAATAACATCTATAGAAGACACTAATAATCGAATAGGAATTTCATAAGGAATTACTGCTCGATTATCAACATCTTCACGACATGAACAAAGCTAAAAATATCGAAGGTAGTCGCCTATCTGAAATTGTtcggattaaccctttgccctcggcactgttttcattctaaaactaaacttttcttccgtcttagaatattttcattttattcatacgaaactattcaatacaaattttgtaatgagacaaatattttgtaatattttttgtaatttctttgaaataatgccacaaacatttctagtggtgcttcggagtcaccagtcgagtgcaaagggttgaaaaacCGATTTCGCTTGGCCGTTCCCGAAAGGAAAATAAGGAATAGCTTCTTGCTACgcgtacactttaaatcctccCATAACGCGTAGCAAACATTGCAATTTGATTCGtatgaaatataatttaattcgaTTTGTACTAATTCAGAGTTTCCTATTTGTCGTCTTCGAGCTCCCAACGAGAAGAATCGACCGTCGGCCGAGGAATTCCTTTCGGTTGCGTGTTGCCGCCCCGACTTGGCGGCAAAATTGCGCTAGAATCGCGAACCTCGGTGCAGCAGCACGCAGCGCAGCGCGGCGCGGTAAACATTACGTAGACGCGTGCCGAACATCGAGGCGTGCATTCGCGGGAGGTCATCATCTTTTGAGCGCGCAGCTTTATGGGACGAGACGAGACCGAACGCGATGCGACGCGTTTCTGCCCGTAGGAACGAACGCGCGCGGAACACGGCGTGGCTCGACGATTACCGTGCAAACGAGCGGAGAAGTCTCACGATATGCGCGCGCGCCCGCACCCGCGAGGCGAGCGGCATTCCTGCTTCATCCACGCTTCCAGCTTAGGCAGATTTCTGGCGTATCCTCCGGCGAGGATAACTCGTCGATCGAAACTTCCAATCCAACATTCTGGATTCGGCGACCCGCCGCGTCTCTTCCGCGTTCGCGAACGCGATGGCAAACCTGTCCCCTGGAATCGACTcggtgaaatttttttatatttcctcATACCTCCGTAATTATCGACAATTATCAATTAGAATATGTTGAATAAATTAGAATACGTCTCTCTGATGACGACTCTCCGTACGATACGGATCGGTGCCTTCCTTGTTAATAGATTCATTCATCCACTGTTCAGCGCAAAGATTTCTTTCCATTCGATTACTCGACTTTGATTCGCGGAAAATGTGAACCACGCTCGTCTACCGTTACGCATGCCTCGACGGTCGGAGAATCGATAACAGCCGTCGAGAGGAACTCGCAACGATAGGAAGCGATCCTCGGAGCTTGGTTTACGACGGAAAGGAAGACTCGGGAGCGAAACAATGATCGGGAGCAAAACAGGCTAAAGAGACGTGCGAGCGTTTGAAAAGCGTGTCGTGGATCGTCGATGGTGACGGTGATGGTGCGCGCTGGATACCCGGCCGTGTGTTGTACCGGTTGCTCGACACACACCGGGCACGTTACACGCTACACGCTGCACGCTACACGCCGCACGCCACACGCCGCGGAGAGCTCGGAGCACACACCAGAGTGCACACACCGCACACCGAGACCGCGGTGAAAGTGATCCGAAATTAACGGGGACGCGTTGTGGCTCGTAGGCGTCGTCGAGCCAAGGAGCGCACACGATTCAGCGATACGCCACCTGGAACGTTATCAAACCTCGTAAAAACTCGTCCCGAGCGGGCGAGACTTTGACGCCGCTTCGGCGCAAACGCGCGACGCCTTTTACCAAAGAGCCGCGTGTTCGTGTATTTTCTCGCCGGAGAGATCGAGCGAACATCGTT
This window of the Halictus rubicundus isolate RS-2024b chromosome 9, iyHalRubi1_principal, whole genome shotgun sequence genome carries:
- the LOC143357023 gene encoding uncharacterized protein LOC143357023 isoform X1; the encoded protein is MVPRGLTLGRSIWEQLDFSESEPEPEPEPEPVPEPEQQRFYDSPPPRMDVSVCCLPASAGSGAQHPHPHPASLPSGGQPTTVQPPYQYADQIVPDRGQPDGLPVLGCTGQDNWQQISSASSVAGAVTAGTTTYIDYSWLQMQQTSDLDTLLCRQDLDRLQKLDEDDPEKDTRESSMQMEDFFEVGGPVCRPQASFVSSRSHPTGANDDDVFLRPPLWEDITSSIQKLDPENADMLGSQSHVKMETDDVTSPVLSPVEIKSEPLPPQPTLHLLEGPVSNSVQTFNAPANGHRNGSNGPRVVHHRTSTPAFKTFPANHNNNNINVNNNNNNGSSVIDGNGSGAIGTNGSGANVNNNNNNSGSNNSNSGNNNNNNNDSTPNHQVGGNASSPIYGSMTRLMYISPLTPPISDPGSPIGVAPRRTPPPPYPQPSIMNPAHRIQHPGITTKFNRRNNPELEKRRVHHCDFIGCTKVYTKSSHLKAHQRIHTGEKPYQCQWPECEWRFARSDELTRHYRKHTGAKPFKCAVCERSFARSDHLALHMKRHLPKQHAK
- the LOC143357023 gene encoding uncharacterized protein LOC143357023 isoform X3 yields the protein MVPRGLTLGRSIWEQLDFSESEPEPEPEPEPVPEPEQQRFYDSPPPRMDVSVCCLPASAGSGAQHPHPHPASLPSGGQPTTVQPPYQYADQIVPDRGQPDGLPVLGCTGQDNWQQISSASSVAGAVTAGTTTYIDYSWLQMQQTSDLDTLLCRQDLDRLQKLDEDDPEKDTRESSMQMEDFFEVGGPVCRPQASFVSSRSHPTGANDDDVFLRPPLWEDITSSIQKLDPENADMLGSQSHVKMETDDVTSPVLSPVEIKSEPLPPQPTLHLLEGPVSNSVQTFNAPANGHRNGSNGPRVVHHRTSTPAFKTFPANHNNNNINVNNNNNNGSSVIDGNGSGAIGTNGSGANVNNNNNNSGSNNSNSGNNNNNNNDSTPNHQVGGNASSPIYGSMTRLMYISPLTPPISDPGSPIGVAPRRTPPPPYPQPSIMNPAHRIQHPGITTKFNRRNNPELEKRRVHHCDFIGEKPYQCQWPECEWRFARSDELTRHYRKHTGAKPFKCAVCERSFARSDHLALHMKRHLPKQHAK
- the LOC143357023 gene encoding uncharacterized protein LOC143357023 isoform X2; translated protein: MVPRGLTLGRSIWEQLDFSESEPEPEPEPEPVPEPEQQRFYDSPPPRMDVSVCCLPASAGSGAQHPHPHPASLPSGGQPTTVQPPYQYADQIVPDRGQPDGLPVLGCTGQDNWQQISSASSVAGAVTAGTTTYIDYSWLQMQTSDLDTLLCRQDLDRLQKLDEDDPEKDTRESSMQMEDFFEVGGPVCRPQASFVSSRSHPTGANDDDVFLRPPLWEDITSSIQKLDPENADMLGSQSHVKMETDDVTSPVLSPVEIKSEPLPPQPTLHLLEGPVSNSVQTFNAPANGHRNGSNGPRVVHHRTSTPAFKTFPANHNNNNINVNNNNNNGSSVIDGNGSGAIGTNGSGANVNNNNNNSGSNNSNSGNNNNNNNDSTPNHQVGGNASSPIYGSMTRLMYISPLTPPISDPGSPIGVAPRRTPPPPYPQPSIMNPAHRIQHPGITTKFNRRNNPELEKRRVHHCDFIGCTKVYTKSSHLKAHQRIHTGEKPYQCQWPECEWRFARSDELTRHYRKHTGAKPFKCAVCERSFARSDHLALHMKRHLPKQHAK